GGAAGATTAAGCGAGTAAACACGGAGTCAGAGACTAGCACTCTAGTAGCAGGCAAGGACTAAGAAAGACAGACGTCTCATTCAGTCTAAGCTGCTCTCTGCTTGGTCATCCATCATCAGACTAGCTAGCCATTTTCTGACAACAGACAGAATCACATAGGCCCAAACCTATTCGAAGCCCACCAAGTGATGGCTCAAATCCTCCCACACTAACtaacaaaaaagttttttttattcctAGACTAGAAGAGGCAGGCCCGGAAAGAGGGAATTCCATCCTGCAGCACCAGCTATATCTAAGCTAGGTTTAAGGGCACTTGGTGCCTCCTCTCTTGGTCTTCCAGTTGTTGTAGCAGGGGCAGGTGTCCTTGTTGCCGTAGGTGCCGGGGGGCACGCAGAGGCACTTGGCGCAGCACTTGTTGCAGAAGAAGAGGCACGGCTTCTTGTGGTGCGTCTTGGAGCATCTCCGCCTGCACTCCCCACCGCACTCTGCATCGATCAGTCAGCAGGCTTTCATTATAATTCACACACCAATCCAAACAAAGATGTTTGACTATATATTTACAGCAAGCAACAAAATACTGAACTATCGACTGGAGGAGTAGATCGGAAACTAAAAACAAGAGAAGCTATGCATGCATGACTTACGAGAAGGCTTGAGATTGCCCTTGCCATCCTTGTTGTTGCCCTGCACACACACAACACACGCCATGACACAGTTAAAGCCCATCTGTCTATATACGTACTAGGTATTCCATTGTTTCTCTGCTGTGATGGTAAAGATGCATGGGTTACCTTGTGGTTGTCGACGTCGTCACCTTTGCTGTTCAGGTCTTCACCAGCGACACCATTACTGCCGATGATCTTTCAGATCGACAACGGGCATCATGTGTAAACATATCGAAGCCGATCGTGAATGATAGCTACACAGAAGGATCGGAAAATCCTCAAAATTAAAGGAAAGGATCCATCAGCTAGTGCATAGTTCATacctcggcggcggaggcgagggcgatcaggaagaggaagcagatgAGCAACGCCGGTGCCTTGGCCTTGGCCATGTCGATCCTGAGAGCCTACTGGATGGACTGGACACTGGACTGGACGGACGGATCCTGAGCGATCGAGATgaaggaacaagggaataagcTACTAGAAGAGATGCATGGTAAGAGATCTATCCGATGATGATATATACTGTAGATTGTTACACACGAGCTAAGAATAGATTAGATTCGGTTGCCTTGCCAGATGGATCGGAGTTGGTTGTAGACAGGCAAAGGCAGGCTCCAAATTAGAGCAGGTACCATACGACTGACTAGTTCGGACTTGAGACTGCAGGGTGTTGTAATCTCTCTGGTTTCTCTCTgcactgcatctgcatgcaaCCTG
This genomic window from Setaria viridis chromosome 8, Setaria_viridis_v4.0, whole genome shotgun sequence contains:
- the LOC117833763 gene encoding gibberellin-regulated protein 5-like, with the protein product MAKAKAPALLICFLFLIALASAAEIIGSNGVAGEDLNSKGDDVDNHKGNNKDGKGNLKPSQCGGECRRRCSKTHHKKPCLFFCNKCCAKCLCVPPGTYGNKDTCPCYNNWKTKRGGTKCP